One Synechococcus sp. JA-2-3B'a(2-13) genomic window carries:
- a CDS encoding tetratricopeptide repeat protein: MPQSKPQESPARKLLNILLLVVGTVTFLGFSFGPLFQALGPSESPEASLVTEQLRAQADGYRVVLEREPDNPIALRGLIDTQLQLNEPQGAIEPLKKLVELEPENRQLRAFLAEIQQDTGDFEGALEQLQILYEGDPKDRQVLQQLVDVQLTLGRTSEAIALLEKHLEEAPEDNDVRLRLAFVYARNNQTEKAVVLYDKLIAADPSDFTPVLGKAIALSSATDENLRAKAPELFEQAARLAPPQVREQIQQQAEIYAQVNRPQTVERQNDNPTP; this comes from the coding sequence ATGCCTCAGTCCAAACCCCAAGAATCCCCAGCCCGCAAGCTCCTCAACATTTTGCTGCTGGTGGTGGGCACGGTAACTTTCTTGGGCTTCTCCTTTGGCCCGCTATTCCAGGCCCTCGGGCCTTCCGAATCTCCAGAGGCCAGCCTGGTAACCGAGCAACTGCGGGCCCAGGCAGACGGCTATCGCGTCGTGCTGGAGCGGGAGCCGGATAACCCCATTGCCCTGCGGGGGTTGATCGACACCCAACTGCAATTGAACGAGCCGCAAGGGGCCATTGAGCCGCTGAAGAAGCTGGTGGAACTGGAGCCCGAAAATCGGCAACTGAGAGCCTTTTTGGCCGAAATCCAGCAGGATACGGGGGATTTTGAAGGGGCATTAGAACAGCTCCAGATCCTTTACGAGGGGGATCCCAAAGATCGCCAGGTGCTGCAGCAGTTGGTGGATGTGCAGCTAACCCTGGGCCGCACCTCTGAGGCCATTGCCCTGCTGGAGAAGCATCTTGAAGAAGCGCCGGAAGATAATGATGTGCGTTTGCGCTTGGCCTTTGTCTACGCCCGCAACAACCAGACTGAGAAAGCTGTAGTCCTCTACGACAAGTTGATTGCGGCGGATCCCAGTGATTTCACCCCCGTGTTGGGCAAAGCCATAGCCCTCAGCTCCGCCACCGATGAAAACCTACGGGCAAAAGCGCCTGAGCTGTTTGAGCAAGCAGCCCGGCTGGCCCCGCCCCAAGTTCGGGAGCAAATCCAGCAGCAAGCAGAGATTTATGCTCAGGTGAACCGGCCCCAGACGGTCGAGAGGCAAAACGATAACCCCACTCCCTGA